Genomic DNA from Carnobacterium divergens DSM 20623:
CAGCACGATCTTCAACTCGAAAAGCGACATGATGCACATTGCCAAAGCCTTCCATTGCTTGTGGTAAATCGTCACGATGCTCCACAATCACTTGACCGCCATTTCCACCTTCGCCAACTTCAAATAAATAGGCATTTTCTTCTTGAGCAATTTCATTCATTTTCATCACTTCAACAAGCATTAAACGCATTGCATCAAGAGAAGAAACTGTAAGAAAAATTGGTCCTAAGCCAACAATAGCGTAATCATAGGGAACAGGACCTTTTTGCCAAGGAATTCCTGCAGGAACACCAGAATTGTGTTCATCAGAAATCAATTGATACTGCTGACCATCAAAATCGACAAATTGAATGCTTTTATTGCCAAATTGAGATGTAAGGCCCGTATGAGTCACGTTATGTTGATCAAAACGCTCTAACCAGTAGTCTAACGCGTTATCACTTGGAACACGAAAAGAAGTTTTTGAAATACTGTTTGTTCCTTTTGTTCCCTTTGGAATCCCAGGGAAATCAAAAAAAGTCATATCAGTTCCGGCGCTTCCTCGATCATCTGCAAAAAAGGTATGGTATGTTTGAATATCATCTTGATTTACCGTTTTCTTTACTAAACGCATCCCTAATACCTCAGTGAAAAAATGGTAATTCTTTTCAGCGCTACTTGTCATTGCTGTTACATGGTGTATTCCTTTTAATTCGTTCATTTTATTTCCTCCAGTTGAGCCTCAATGGCTGTTCTATTTTTTTCTAAAAATGGGGGTAACGCTAAATGGGTTCCTAATTCTTCAAGGGATTCATCTAATTGAAAGCCAGGAGAGAGAGTAGCTAATTCAATTCTTAAGCCACTAGGCTCTTTAATATACAAGCTTTTAAAGTAACCACGATCGACGTATTCTTCAATAGTCCATTGATCCGTTAATGCTTGTTGATAGAAGCCTTCTAGTTCATCGTTGCTGTCAACTCCATAGGCGATGTGGTCAATTGTTCCACGGCCAAAGCGAGTTCGATCTTTTGACTGACTGGCAAGGACGGTTGTTTGATCCAAATGTTGCTCCGTAAAAAAAGTGTCATTTTCTTGTTTTAGACTTAAATAATCAGAAAGAAAGCGTTGCGTTTCTTTAAATTGATCTGCAACAATGCTTACTTTAGCAATCCGAATAATTTGCTTGTTAGCAGGAATAGAAGTGTGTTTTGTAGCCTTGTGTGGCGCAATTTGTTCCTCCATTTCAACTAAGGCGATTTTAAAACCATCGTTGTCTTCTACTAAAAGCTCATGGTTTTTAAGCGTTGTTGAAATGTTAAAGTCAGCAAAGCGACGTTGCCAATAATCTAGACTGTGAGAAGGGACAGCTAATGAAACCGTTGAAAAATAACTTTTTTTATCGACACGATGACCTAGCTTTGGAATTTCAAAAAAAGTCAGCAAGGTTCCAGGTGTGCCTTCGTAATCTCCATAAAATAAATGACGCATCGTTGTATTTTCTTGGTTTACTGTATTTTTTACAAGACGTAAACCTAAAACAGTTGCGTAAAAGTCATAATTTTCAGTGGCATTTTTTGTAAATGCTGAAATGTGATGAAGTTGGTTGATCATAAAAGAACCTCCTTTTTATCTGATAAATAGAGTATACCTTATTTACTTACAAAAAGGAAGTGAATTGTTTTTTGTATGAAAAAAAACACTGAAAACCAAGAGGTTTCAGTGTTTTATAAAAAAGGAAATTTTATTAAACGTAGACACAAACACATTCAGGAGCATAAACATCCTTTTGAACAAGACTTAATAATCCAGTCTGAGGGTCACGTTCAAATAAGGTTAAGTTGTCAGATTCTTGATGACCTACAACCACAAACTCATCTCTTGCAGTTAAGTTGAAATCACGAGGGATTTGACCTTCTGTGCTAATTAATTGAATTTGTTTTAGTGAAGCACCGTCATTTTGAACTTCGTAAACAACGATCGAATCATGTCCGCGATTGGATGCGTAAAGGAATTTTCCATCTTTTGATAGGCGAATAGCAGCGCCACCGTTAAAATCAGTGAAATTTTCAGGAATTGTCGGCACGGTTTCTAATTCTTTAAAACGACCAGTTGCAGCATCATAACTTAAGACAACGACAACGCTTGCTAATTCACCAAAAAGATAAGCTACTTTTCCATTTGGATGGAAAACAAGATGACGAGGACCAGTTCCAGGAGCAGCTTTAAAGCGCGCCACTTCAGTTAGCTTTCCTTCGGTTGAAACGCTGTAAGTATAAACTTCATCAGTTCCTAAATCGCAAGCGACAACATAGTGTTGATCTGGAGTTAAGTCGGCATAATGAGCATGAGGCGTTTGTTGATTTTCATGAACACTTGAACCTTGATGAGTCACTGTATCCAGCAACGTTAAAGTGCCATCAGCAGCTGTTTGTAAGACAGCAATTTCGCCTTTGTGGTAGTTAGCGGTGTATAAGAAGTTTCTAGTTGCATCTACTCCAACGTAACAAGGCGGAGCGCCTTCAGCAGTAACGCCATTGACGAAAATAAATTCGCCGTTTTCATTTTTACGGTAAGATGCCATGCCGCCTTTTCCATCGATTTTTACAACAGGATAAAGCGTCTTGTAGTCAGGGGATAAGCCAAGATAAGTTGGACTATCAGCCTTAGCGACAACGGTTAAATTTTCTAATTGTTTTTTCTCAGTATCTAATGTAATTTGATAAACACCTTCACTAGCGCGTTTGGTGTAAGTTCCTAAATAAATAGTCTCTTTCATGATTGAATTCCTCCCAATGTTTGCGTATTCATCTGAACTCTTTTAGTATAGCATAAAATTTTGAAAGGGTTAACAATTTATTGGAGAAGGCTTATGAAAAAAACACACGTTGAAATAGATGATTTCAACGTGTGTAAATGATTATAAGAAAGGCATTCCTTTTTTTAAATGCGTAACTGCTTCAAAAATCCGTTCATTTGAGGCCGTATCTTTATGCTCAATCAGTAAATTTGCTTTTTGTTGATTTCCTTTGCTCATTTTAAAGTTATCAGAGGCAATCCGCTCAAGAATACAAATCAAATCATCTGCATTTACGGTTACTTCACCAGGCAATTCATTTTGGTACGCCTGCTGCAATTGAAGGGAATCTTTTTGTTGGTAAAAATTATTTTCAAATTGATAAAAGACAACCGGTTTAGTTAAGAAGCTAAAATCAAAGGCTTCTGAAGCGTAATCGGTAATCATCAGTTTGCTTTCTTTGATTAAAGTCATAGGATCATCCATACGTTGCAAACGAACAGTGCAATTTAAGGCCTCAAATTCTGTTACATATGTTTCAAAAGCATGAGGTAAAGCGATGACAAATTCAAGCTTATGACGAGCTAAAAACTCTTGCATGTCAGTGCTAGCAATCAAAGCCAAATAATTTTTAGCAAGGACATCGATAAACTCAGTTTGGAAATGCAAACCTGTTTCATGATCGATAGGGTAAAAGAGCAATTGCTGCTTCATTTCAGGCGTTTCCTTATTATCAAAAAGACGATCATAGCGTGACAAGCCTGTAATAGCTACTTCTTTATCAGTATAGCCTAAAACATCTTGTACGAGTCGTTTTTCATTTTTAGAACTCACCAAAAATAAATCTGTTTCAAATTGAAGAGAGCCACGACCTAGCGTCTTGGTCTCATCTTGCAAGCCAACGATGCCGTTTTGCAAGTACACTTTTTTAGCGCGAACAAAGTTTAATAAAGGCTTGGTTCTGGTTGGATAAATGTCGTAAGGGGCGAAGGCCGTCAACAAAGTCTCGCTCATCAATAAGTGCCAAATGTATTCTTTAGATTTGTATTTTAAAAGATGGTCTTCACCAAATGGCTGAAGCTTTTGATAAGCATCAGAAGCTGGATCAATGACATAATAAACTTCCTTTTCAGGATGCTGCTGGCGTAAGTAACGATAAAAATCAAAACCGTTAGAAGACGCTTGCGTAGGTTTTTCGCCCACAATCCAAATTTTTCGACGTAAATAAAAAGGACGAATAAACCAAAAAGTCCATAATAATTCTTTAAAGTAATCAAACACTTCTTTTTCAAAACGAGTCGAACAAATGCTTAGCCCTTGGTATTGCGTACTAAACTTAGGTGAAAAGGCAAACGTGGTATTGCCGTAAGAAAAATAAGTGTGCTTATAAATTTTTTGTGAATGCATTTTTTCAGGATTTGCAACGCGAACAACCGTCGGGTCAAAAAGTCCATTCAAGTACACATCAAAATAGAGATCAAATTCTTCGTCTGCCAAGTCATTTAAAAGCAACTCCATTGCAAAATCCTCTACATCAATTAAAAGATCATATCCATAACGATACAAATGTGTCCCAGCTTCTAATTCTTCAAGCATATGATTTGAATGAATCACATGGGTTAAGCCTGATTTACGACCCACCATAACTGTATCAATCCGGTTGATGGCAATGGCTTTTGATACAATTTCTCCAGAAATTGCTATTTTATTTTTCTTCGTTTTAATCTGAGTAATATGGCTATCTTGAATATAACGAATGCTTCGAACAGGAATATTTACAGTAAAGCAAAACCCATTTGTTTTACGACTAATATAAGGATAGATATAGTCTTCACGATCTTTAAATTGAGTAATTCCATAGGAATCAAAGTAATCAAATAAATCAAGTGAAAGAGGTTCTTGTTTTTCAATCCACTCACCACCGATAAAATAGCTTATCTCAAAATAAAATTCAAAATGGGCACGTTCCCCAGTTGATAATACTTGATGGATAAACGCTATTAAATTAAAACGGAAAGAAAAGGTATCCGTTTGGCTGACGATGGTTTCAAAGGTATAGCGCTTTCCAGTTTCTCTATGTAAAATAAAGAATTCTTTAAAATAAACCGGATGTTCTTTCGACAGTGAAACACTCGTGACAATGTCTTCTTCCTGTTTACTGATAGAAAACGTGGGGTGGGTAAGACTTGGTTCATTAGCTTTCTTTTTTAATAATAAGTGAGAATCTCTAATTGATGTTCTCAATGACATAATAGTTTCCTCCGATATCGATTTGCTACCTAATTATCCAACGTTAATAATACCAGTATCCAGAACCTGTGGCAAATAAATCTAGGGAATGTAAAGGAACTGTAATGTGACTAGAAAACCGATTTTCTTAATAGAAGCTCGTAGTTGAGTGCCCCTGCCTAACAAATCCATTCATTCTATGCTAAAATAAAAGGAACTAAAACGAATTATAGAAAGAAGGAAACACATCATGTTAACCGGAACCGTAACGAGTATTGGCACGCAAGCCATCAGTCAAAAAGATCCTATTATTATTTTATTTGGAGAAGAAGCAACAGAAGATATTCGAGAAGTTTCAGTCATCCAAGCTTTTCCATCAGATAAAGAAGCGATTACTTTAGAAGTAGGACAAAAGGTAGCCTTTGACGACACTGTGTACATGATTACTGCGGTAGGCAGTTTAGCTTCTGATAATTTAAATAGCATTGGACATATTACTTTGAGCTTTACAGAAGTACCAACAGAGGACATGCTTGGTAATGGAATCTACTTAACCCCATTCGCCTTGCCAGAAATAAAAGAAGGAACGACCATTCATTACTATCAAGATTAACATTACAATCAAAAGGAGGAACTGGAATCAATGGAAAATCCAGAAAAAACAGAAACAAATCGCAAACCTTTTTCTTGGTTTTGGAAATGGTTTTTAAATAATAAGTTTGTGACTGTTTTATTAGTCAATTTATTGATTTTACTTAATGTTTTTACGCTTTCTAAGATGAGTTATCTTTTTGAACCTATTGGCAGCTTTTTTAGTGTTGTCGGGTTGCCAATTATTTTAGCGGGTATTTTATATTATTTGATTAATCCATTAATTGATTGGCTTGAAAAACGTCATGTGTCAAGAAATATAGGCATTACCATTGTCTTTATCTTAATTATTGGTCTGATTGTGTGGGGAATTGCTATTTTGATTCCATTGATGCAAAAGCAGACGATGAGCTTTATTGACAATTGGCCTGACTATTGGAAAAAAATCAATACGGAAGTAGATGGCTTACTAAATAGTGATTTGTTTTCTCAAGTACAGACTCAAATTAGTTCAGTAAACAAAGATTTATTTTCATCTACGGCAGGCAAATTAAATGGAATGGTGAATTCAACCTTTTCTAGTATTGGAAGTATTGTTGGAACAGTCACCAATATTATCGTCGCCTTGATTACAATGCCGTTTATCTTATTTTATCTATTGAAAGATGGAAAACGATTGCCGCATTTTATCATGCCGCTAGTTCCAAGTAAAATGCGAGACACGACCTATAACGTTTTAAAAGAAATGAATACCCAAATCAGTCAATACATTCGAGGTCAATTAACGGTCGCCTTTTTTGTTGCCATTATGTTTATTGTTGGATATGCGGTGAGTGGGTTAGAGTATGCGGTAACGTTAGGAATTTTAGCTGGATTTTTGAATTTGATTCCATACTTAGGTTCATTTTTAGCGATGGTTCCAGCCGTTATTATTGGCTTGGTTGATTCACCAGGAATGTTAATTAAAGTCTTAATTGTTTTTGCAATTGAGCAAACGATTGAAAGTCGCGTGATTTCTCCACAGGTTTTGGGGAGCAATTTAGACATCCATCCGGTAACGATTATTATCGTGTTATTGACGTCAGGAAAATTATTTGGTGTCGTAGGGGTTATTTTAGGAATTCCTGGATACGCTGTTTTAAAAGTCTTAATCGCCTATTTATTCGATTGGTACAAGGAAGTCTCTGGATTGTACAAGCATGATCACAACCCAGCACCCGACCCAGCCGCAAAAGAAACTGAAAAGTCTACGTAAAGTGCGTTCAATCAATCAAAAGAGTTTGTTCATAAAATGTGAACAAACTCTTTTTGATGTTGTAAGAATTTGCTAAGAATTGCAAAGGATTCTTTTTTTTAAAGAGAGAGTCTTATATAATATAGGAATCGAATTCTAGCCAATTTTTGGAATAAATGCATTCTAGAAGTTCTGGTTTCTAATAGAAATAGCAATAAAAATAAGGTATGATTAGATAAATGCTTAAAACAAGGAGATTTTTGAAAAGATGACTGATAACATTGAAAGAAAAAGAGAGTCTAAAATAGATTACGGCATTATTTTATCGGTTATGTTGTTGTGTGTCATCAGTATCGCAACAATTTATTCAACGACCGTAATCGCTCAAGACAACGGTCTAAAACCAACCATCATGCATATTGCGTGGTATGTTGTTGGTGCAGCAGCAATTGCTGTTATTATGCAGTTTGATTCCGAGCAGTTATGGAAGCTCGCCCCCATTGCGTATTGGGGCGGTATTATTTTACTGGTTCTTGTTCTCTTTTTATACGATCGAGATACCGAAAAAGTAACTGGTGCAAAGAGTTGGTTCAAGATTGGTCCTTTAACCTTTCAACCATCAGAAGTCATGAAAGTTGCGTTTATCTTAATGATGGCGCGAGTGGTAACAAAGCACAATAGCGAGTATGCAAGGCATCAGGTTTCAACGGATTTTCTATTATTAGGAAAAATGTTGTTGACGTCATTAGTCCCATTAGTGTTAGTTCAATTGCAAAATGATTTAGGAACGACGCTTGTATTTTTAGCGATTATTGGTGGAATGGTCTTAATGTCAGGGGTTACTTGGCGTATTATTGCGCCTCTGTTTATTGCTGCTTTTGGGATATTTGGCGGAGCATTGTGGCTAGTAATGAACGATAGACCCTTCTTACTAAAAATGGGGTTTCATGAATATCAATTTGACCGAATTGACTCATGGTTAGATCCGTATCACGATGCAGCAGATGCAGCATACCAGCTTGTTCAAAGTATGAAGGCAATTGGTTCTGGGAAGGTATTTGGTAAAGGCTATGGCATTTTTGAAGTCTATGTACCTGTCCGAGAGTCAGACATGATTTTCTCAACAGTTGCTGAAAATTTTGGTTTCATTGGCAGCTGTTTATTGATTTTTATTTATTTCCTATTAATTTATCAAATGATTCGCATTTGTTTTGACACAAAAAATGAATTTTATGCCTACATTGCGACGGGTGTTATTATGATGATTTTGTTCCACGTATTGGAAAATATTGGAATGAGTATCGGGCTGTTGCCATTAACAGGAATTCCGCTACCTTTTATTTCTCAAGGTGGAACGGCGTTACTTGGCAATATGATGGGCATCGGTTTGATTATGTCGATGCGGTACCATTATAAGAGTTATATGTTCTCAGATGAAGAACGAGAATTTTAAAATAAGTACAATGAAATGCACCCTCATGTTATACTAAATAAAATGACAAACGGGAGGAACCAAATAATGATTCAATTTTACGAACACCCAAGATGCTCAACTTGTAAAAAAGCCAGAGCATGGTTAAATCAAAACGAAGTCGCTTATCAGCCAATCAATTTATTAGAAACACCTCCAACAAAAGTGGAGTTAAAGACTTGGATTGAGCAGTCAGGCTTGCCAATACGTCGCTTTTTTAATACAAGTGGTGGAAAATACCGTGAGTTAGGTTTAAAAGATAAATTGGATGAGATGGATTTAGAAGAAGCTTGCGAATTACTAGCTTCAGATGGAATGTTGATCAAACGTCCGTTAACAACCGATGGAAAAAAATTGACCTCAGGTTTCAAAGAAGCAGATTACGAAGCAAATTGGAAATAGAGTGGAGCGATAATTCATGACAATCAGATATAGCGACAATGGACTTTGGGTTCAAAAAGCAGGAAATGAATATACTTTAGGGTTGTCTATTAAAGGACAAGACGATTTAGGTGAAGTGATGTTCGTTGATTTAACAGATACAGCAGCTACAATCGAAAAAAACGAAACCTTAATCGGTGTGGAAGCAGCAAAAGCAGTAACAGAATTAACCGCGCCTTTTGCGGGTAAATTAGTTAGAAAAAATGAAGGCTTGTCTGAAAATCCAGAAGCTTTAAATAGTACCAACTATAGTGAAAACTGGATTGCCGTATTAAGCAATGTAGATGAAACGGAATTTAATGCCCTATCTGAAAAAGAACCACAAATAGGTTGACAGATAACTTTCCAGTCTGCTACACTAAGAACAATTCAAATAACAAAGCAATGATAAGAAGAGTAAGTTTTGACACGCATTTAATAAGAGAGCCTCGGTAGCTGAAAAGAGGAAATGTACGTAGAACTGAAGATGGTCTTTGAGCAGAGTAGATGAGCGAATAATCGTAAATCTATTACGGGTGCACCCGTTACAGTGCCACAGTATAACGAGTTGCATGAAAGCTCAAGTACTGATTGAGGTTGATTTAGTGATGAATCAATAAACCAAGGTGGTAACACGAAACGTCAAAACTTTCGTCCTTGAATCAAGTGAAACTTGATTTAGGGATGGGAGTTTTTTTATTTTTCCATAAGTAAAAAAGAGGAAAGGTCGGTTAAGGACATGATTGAATTAAAAGCAATAAAAAAATCGTTTCAAACAAAAAATGGAACAATCAATGCAGTAAATGGCGTTGATTTAGCAATTAAAAGTGGCGAAATTTATGGAGTCGTTGGGTATTCTGGGGCTGGGAAAAGCACGCTTATCCGCATGTTTAACGGATTAGAAACACCAACAACAGGAACCGTTTCAGTGGATGGGCAAGTGATTTCAAGCCTAAAAGGCGGAGCGCTACGTAAAGCACGTCAAAATATCGGCATGGTTTTCCAGCATTTCAATTTATTATGGTCAAGAACCGTGATTGAAAACATTATGTTTCCTCTTGAAATCGCACAATTTCCAAAAGCATTACGCTTAAAAAAAGCTAAAGAGCTGATTCAGCTTGTCGGTTTAGAAGGTCGTGAAAATGCTTATCCTGCTCAATTATCTGGTGGACAAAAGCAACGTGTGGGAATTGCGCGGGCACTTGCGAATGATCCTAGTTTGCTCCTTTGTGACGAGGCTACAAGTGCTTTAGATCCACAAACAACGGATGAAGTGTTAGATTTATTATTAGATATCAACAAACGACTAAACCTAACAATTGTACTGATTACTCACGAAATGCACGTGATTCGTAAAATCTGTGATCAAGTGGCTGTGATGGAAGACGGGAAAATTGTTGAACAAGGAAACGTGTTAGATATTTTTACAAAACCAAAAGAAGCTGTGACCAAGCGCTTCATTCAACAAGACAGCAATCCAGATCTTGGAGATACCAATTTAGTGGTCGAGGAGTTAGTACAGCAATATCCAGAAGGAAAGGTTGTTCGTCTAACCTTCCACGGAGAGCAAGCAAAATTGCCAATCATTTCAAAGGTTGTCAAAGAAGATGGCATTGATTTGAGCATTATTCAAGGCAGTATCCAACAGACACAAGAAGGTGCCATCGGTTCTCTTTACGTTCAATTAACAGGAGAGTCGCTTAAAATTGACGATGCAATTAAAAATTTACGAACATTACGTGTTGAAGTTGAGGTGATTACAAATGCAGAATCTTAAAATAGGAACCGTTGATTTTTCACAAGTAGATCCAGAAAAAATCAAAAGTGCGACACTTCAAACCTTAGGAATGACAGCAGGTTCTTTGATATTGGTCTTTGTATTAGGTATTTTACTAGGCTTGCTACTCTATCAAACAAGTGGAAAAAGCAACCCACTGGCGCGACTATTGTATTGGGTCGTTGCGATCTTAGTCAATGTGTTCCGCTCAATTCCTTTTATTATTTTAATTGTTCTATTATTGCCTTTCACCAAAGCACTTGTAGGAAGCATTATCGGACCAACCGCTGCGTTACCTGCCCTAATTATTTCAGCAGCTCCATTCTATGCACGGATGGTGGAAATTGGTTTTAGAGAAATTGATAAAGGTGTCATTGAAGCAGCAGAAGCAATGGGAGCCAATAAATTTCAAATTATTTACAAAGTACTATTACCAGAAAGTTTACCAGCCATCGTTTCAGGCTTAACCGTAACCGCCATTTCCTTAGTGGGCTATACTGCAATGGCGGGTGTTATTGGAGCAGGTGGTTTAGGAAATCTAGCTTACCTAGAAGGCTTCCAACGCAATCAAACAGCAGTGACAATTGTAGCCACACTAGTGATTTTAATTATCGTCTTTTGTATTCAAGCGATTGGCGATATTGCAGTAAAACGTATTGACAAACGATAATAAAAAAATGAGAATGTGGGGGAATTTATTATGAAAAAATCGAAAATTTTTGGAATCATTTTAACATTAGGTTTAGTAGGAACACTAGCAGCTTGTGGAAATGGCGGCAAAGACAGTAAAAAAAGCGACGAAGATACCTTGAAAATTGGGGCAAGTAACGTCCCTCATGCTGAAATTTTAGAACATGTGAAACCAATTCTTGAAAAAGAAGGGGTTAAATTGGATATTAAAACGTATACTGATTACGTGATTCCCAATAAAGCCTTAGCAGACGGGGAAATTGATGCGAACTATTTCCAACATATTCCTTATTTTAAAAACCAAGTCAAAGAAAACAATTACAAATTTGAAAATGCTGGAGAGATTCATATTGAACCTCTTGGCTTGTATTCAAAACGCGTGAAAGATTTAAAAGATGTTAAAGAAGGCGCAACTGTAATTGTGAGCAATTCACAAACCGATTGGGGTCGAGTAATCAGCATTTTACAAGATGCCGGTCTCGTAAAAGTTAAAAAAGGTGTGGATATTACAACAGCAACCTTTGACGATATCGCTGAAAACCCTAAAAAGCTAAAATTCACATATGAAAGTGACCCTGCATTAATGACAACGTTCCTAGACAATGACGAAGGAGACTTGATTGCAATCAACTCTAACTTTGCTGTTGATGCCGGATTAGATCCATTAAAAGACGCAGTCGCTCTTGAAAAAACAAGTTCACCTTATGCAAATATTATTGCAGTTCGCTCTGAAGATAAAGACGATCCACGCATCAAAAAACTAGTAAAAGTACTAAAATCAGAAGATGTAAAAAAATGGATTTTAGACAAGTGGAAAGGTGCCGTTGTACCGGTTGACTAATGAATAAAAAATGAGAAAGTAGGCTTTTAAAGCGTACTTTCTTTTTTATTGGATTCCAATTATGTTAAACTTAACTGAATGATTTAGGACAAAGGAGCATACTTATGAACTTACAAACCATCCATCATGTTGCAATTATAGTGTCAGATTACCAACGATCAAAAGAATTTTATGTAGAAAAACTAGGCTTTAAAATTATCCGCGAAAACCATCGAAAAGAACGCAACGATGTGAAATTAGATTTAAAATTAGGCGCAAGCGAGCTAGAAATCTTTGCAATGCCAAACAGTCCAAAACGGGTTTCACAGCCAGAAGCATGTGGCTTACGACATTTAGCCTTTAAGGTTGAGGAAATCGAGGAAACGATTGCAGAATTAACGGCTTTAGGAATTCCTTGTGAACCGATTCGAATTGATGACTATACAGGTGAAAAAATGACCTTTTTCTTTGATCCAGATGGCTTGCCATTGGAGTTGCACGAATAGAATGGCAGAATTTCAAGTTACTACAACCGATAAAATTAAACCGACCTCCAAAAATTAATTTTTGGAGGTCGGTTTTTTTATTAATACGAAAATTAATTTAGTCTATCTTTAAAAGGGAGATAGATACTTGTGATTATCAAAAAGCAGGGTTAAGAAGTTTTTAATGACTTGCTCTTTCAATAAAATCATTAAACAACCCTTGCATTTTCTCATCGGTTGCCTGCATCAATTCAGGATGCCATTGGACAGCCACAATGCTTTGCGCAGGATCTTTTGCTTCATAAGCTTCCACCAAACCATCCGTGCTCCATGCAGTTGCGACAAAATCAGTAGCCAACTCTTTGATTGCTTGGTGATGGTAAGAATTGACCAACACAGAAGTTCCTAGCAATGAAGCTAAATGACTTTTAGAAT
This window encodes:
- a CDS encoding ring-cleaving dioxygenase yields the protein MNELKGIHHVTAMTSSAEKNYHFFTEVLGMRLVKKTVNQDDIQTYHTFFADDRGSAGTDMTFFDFPGIPKGTKGTNSISKTSFRVPSDNALDYWLERFDQHNVTHTGLTSQFGNKSIQFVDFDGQQYQLISDEHNSGVPAGIPWQKGPVPYDYAIVGLGPIFLTVSSLDAMRLMLVEVMKMNEIAQEENAYLFEVGEGGNGGQVIVEHRDDLPQAMEGFGNVHHVAFRVEDRAALEAWISRIQDYSLPQSGYVDRFYFESLYVRVGPHILFEFATDGPGFMQDEPYETMGEKLSLPPFLEAERAEIERMVRPFDTTRRD
- a CDS encoding VOC family protein, with translation MINQLHHISAFTKNATENYDFYATVLGLRLVKNTVNQENTTMRHLFYGDYEGTPGTLLTFFEIPKLGHRVDKKSYFSTVSLAVPSHSLDYWQRRFADFNISTTLKNHELLVEDNDGFKIALVEMEEQIAPHKATKHTSIPANKQIIRIAKVSIVADQFKETQRFLSDYLSLKQENDTFFTEQHLDQTTVLASQSKDRTRFGRGTIDHIAYGVDSNDELEGFYQQALTDQWTIEEYVDRGYFKSLYIKEPSGLRIELATLSPGFQLDESLEELGTHLALPPFLEKNRTAIEAQLEEIK
- a CDS encoding lactonase family protein: MKETIYLGTYTKRASEGVYQITLDTEKKQLENLTVVAKADSPTYLGLSPDYKTLYPVVKIDGKGGMASYRKNENGEFIFVNGVTAEGAPPCYVGVDATRNFLYTANYHKGEIAVLQTAADGTLTLLDTVTHQGSSVHENQQTPHAHYADLTPDQHYVVACDLGTDEVYTYSVSTEGKLTEVARFKAAPGTGPRHLVFHPNGKVAYLFGELASVVVVLSYDAATGRFKELETVPTIPENFTDFNGGAAIRLSKDGKFLYASNRGHDSIVVYEVQNDGASLKQIQLISTEGQIPRDFNLTARDEFVVVGHQESDNLTLFERDPQTGLLSLVQKDVYAPECVCVYV
- a CDS encoding CDP-glycerol--glycerophosphate glycerophosphotransferase, coding for MSLRTSIRDSHLLLKKKANEPSLTHPTFSISKQEEDIVTSVSLSKEHPVYFKEFFILHRETGKRYTFETIVSQTDTFSFRFNLIAFIHQVLSTGERAHFEFYFEISYFIGGEWIEKQEPLSLDLFDYFDSYGITQFKDREDYIYPYISRKTNGFCFTVNIPVRSIRYIQDSHITQIKTKKNKIAISGEIVSKAIAINRIDTVMVGRKSGLTHVIHSNHMLEELEAGTHLYRYGYDLLIDVEDFAMELLLNDLADEEFDLYFDVYLNGLFDPTVVRVANPEKMHSQKIYKHTYFSYGNTTFAFSPKFSTQYQGLSICSTRFEKEVFDYFKELLWTFWFIRPFYLRRKIWIVGEKPTQASSNGFDFYRYLRQQHPEKEVYYVIDPASDAYQKLQPFGEDHLLKYKSKEYIWHLLMSETLLTAFAPYDIYPTRTKPLLNFVRAKKVYLQNGIVGLQDETKTLGRGSLQFETDLFLVSSKNEKRLVQDVLGYTDKEVAITGLSRYDRLFDNKETPEMKQQLLFYPIDHETGLHFQTEFIDVLAKNYLALIASTDMQEFLARHKLEFVIALPHAFETYVTEFEALNCTVRLQRMDDPMTLIKESKLMITDYASEAFDFSFLTKPVVFYQFENNFYQQKDSLQLQQAYQNELPGEVTVNADDLICILERIASDNFKMSKGNQQKANLLIEHKDTASNERIFEAVTHLKKGMPFL
- a CDS encoding PTS glucitol/sorbitol transporter subunit IIA translates to MLTGTVTSIGTQAISQKDPIIILFGEEATEDIREVSVIQAFPSDKEAITLEVGQKVAFDDTVYMITAVGSLASDNLNSIGHITLSFTEVPTEDMLGNGIYLTPFALPEIKEGTTIHYYQD
- a CDS encoding AI-2E family transporter; this encodes MENPEKTETNRKPFSWFWKWFLNNKFVTVLLVNLLILLNVFTLSKMSYLFEPIGSFFSVVGLPIILAGILYYLINPLIDWLEKRHVSRNIGITIVFILIIGLIVWGIAILIPLMQKQTMSFIDNWPDYWKKINTEVDGLLNSDLFSQVQTQISSVNKDLFSSTAGKLNGMVNSTFSSIGSIVGTVTNIIVALITMPFILFYLLKDGKRLPHFIMPLVPSKMRDTTYNVLKEMNTQISQYIRGQLTVAFFVAIMFIVGYAVSGLEYAVTLGILAGFLNLIPYLGSFLAMVPAVIIGLVDSPGMLIKVLIVFAIEQTIESRVISPQVLGSNLDIHPVTIIIVLLTSGKLFGVVGVILGIPGYAVLKVLIAYLFDWYKEVSGLYKHDHNPAPDPAAKETEKST
- a CDS encoding FtsW/RodA/SpoVE family cell cycle protein is translated as MTDNIERKRESKIDYGIILSVMLLCVISIATIYSTTVIAQDNGLKPTIMHIAWYVVGAAAIAVIMQFDSEQLWKLAPIAYWGGIILLVLVLFLYDRDTEKVTGAKSWFKIGPLTFQPSEVMKVAFILMMARVVTKHNSEYARHQVSTDFLLLGKMLLTSLVPLVLVQLQNDLGTTLVFLAIIGGMVLMSGVTWRIIAPLFIAAFGIFGGALWLVMNDRPFLLKMGFHEYQFDRIDSWLDPYHDAADAAYQLVQSMKAIGSGKVFGKGYGIFEVYVPVRESDMIFSTVAENFGFIGSCLLIFIYFLLIYQMIRICFDTKNEFYAYIATGVIMMILFHVLENIGMSIGLLPLTGIPLPFISQGGTALLGNMMGIGLIMSMRYHYKSYMFSDEEREF
- a CDS encoding arsenate reductase family protein; translation: MIQFYEHPRCSTCKKARAWLNQNEVAYQPINLLETPPTKVELKTWIEQSGLPIRRFFNTSGGKYRELGLKDKLDEMDLEEACELLASDGMLIKRPLTTDGKKLTSGFKEADYEANWK